From the Tenacibaculum dicentrarchi genome, the window TTTAAGAATTAAAGGAAGTGCACGTGCAATTATCCATGCATAAAAAGCAATCCAAATAGCGTGTAATTTATAATCTAAAAAATCAAAAAATAATAAAATAGGTATAAAAATAACCGCTGTTGATATCAATAATAAATTTCGTAGATACTTCATTTTCCCCATTCCTTTAAACATTCCATCATAAATAAAAGCGATAGCACAAATAGGTTGCATTATTAAAATAATCCAAAAAGTATTATAAAAATGTTCTAATACGGCTTGTTCTTGTGTAAAAATTCTTCCTATAAAATCATAAAAAACAAACCCAATAATTGCTAAAAAAACACCAAAGACAAATCCATAAAGAAGCAAATTATTCCCTAATTTAAGTAATGATTGATAAGCTTTTGCTCCTAATAATTTTCCTGATAAAATATTTCCTGCAGATGAATATCCATCAATCATAAAAGCACCCATTAGCCATATATTAAAACCGATGGTGTAGGCTGCAATGTATTCTTTTCCATAAGAAACGGCATAAGAAGTAGCAAAATATAAAGCTAGATTTAAAGCAATAGTTCGCACAAATAAGTTTAACATCATATTGATAAACTTCGGAATTTCTTTATTAAAAGGAAGCTCAAATTTTAAAGATATTTCTGTTTTAGTTAACAGTAAATACACGGAAACAAGCGCCATAACTATTTGTGCAATTACACTTGCATACCCAGCACCTGAAATGTTCATTGCAGGAATATACCCTTCAATTCCGTACACAAAAACAACATCTAGTAGAATATTTACAACTGTACCAATTATGGCAATTATCATCGGGTACAACGTGTTTTGCAAACCTCTAAATGTTCCAAAAATAGCAATTACAAATAATGTAAACGGAAAGCCAAAAACACGTATTTTATAATATTCAATCGAATAATCTAAAATAGCATCAGAAGCATTATAAAACTGAAATATTTCTTTAGCAAACGGATACGTAACACCTAAAATAACCAAACTTGTTACTAAAATAATAGCGATAGCTTGAGCAGGTAAATTTTTTACTTCGGATAATTTATCAGCACCAATATATTGTGAAATAATTGACGAAATACTACTACGTGCTTGCCCAAAAACCCAAATTAACATCGATAAAAAAGCACCTACAATTCCAATAGCGGCAATACTTTCAGTTGCATTATGATTGATATTTCCTACAATAGCCAAATCGGTAGTTGATAATAAAGGTTCGGCAACTCCTGCAATTAAAGCAGGAAAAGCCAATTTATTTATCCTTTTAAAACTAATGTCTTGTTGCATTAAAAAAATTATTTTTTAATAAGCATTCGCTTAATTTCGTTCAACTTCATTAAAGCTTCAATTGGCGTAAGTGTATCAATATTTGTGGCTAAAATTTCATCTCTAACATTCTCTAATAAAGGGTCATCTAATTGAAAAAAGCTCATTTGCATATCTTCTTTCTGTGTTTCTTTTAAAACCTCTTTAACTTCTTTTTGAGCGTTATTTTCTTCTAATTGTTTTAAAATTTTCTGAGCTCTATTAATTACCATAGCAGGCATTCCTGCTAATTTTGCTACATGAATTCCAAAACTATGATTACTTCCACCTTCCACTAATTTTCGTAAAAAAATAATACTATCTTTTAATTCTTTTACCGATACATTAAAGTTTTTAATACGCTTAAAACTGCTTGTCATTTCATTTAATTCATGATAATGCGTAGCAAATAATGTTTTTCCTTTCGATGGATGTTCGTGTAAATATTCGGCAATAGCCCAAGCAATTGAAATTCCATCATAAGTAGAAGTTCCACGCCCAATTTCATCTAATAACACCAAACTACGTTCTGATATATTATTTAAAATTGATGCTGTTTCATTCATTTCTACCATAAAAGTAGATTCTCCCATCGAAATATTATCGCTTGCCCCTACTCTGGTAAAAATTTTATCTACCATACCAATTCTGGCACTTTGTGCAGGAATATAACTTCCCATTTGAGCTAATAAAACGATTAAAGCCGTTTGACGTAATATTGCCGATTTACCCGACATATTTGGTCCAGTAATCATAATTATTTGTTGATTATCTCTATTTAAAACAACATCATTTGCAATATATTCTTCGCCAAGTGGAAGTTGTTTTTCTATTACAGGATGACGCCCATTTTTAATATCAATATCCGTAGTATTATCCATTTCTGGACGTACATAATTATTATCCATCGCCAATTTGGAAAATGATAATAACACATCTATTTTGGCAATATTTTGAGCATTTTCTTGTATCGGCTTAACAAAACCAATAATAAATTGAACCAATTTTGCAAAAAGTTCAGTTTCTATTTGTTGAATTTTTTCTTCTGCTCCTAAAATTTTTGTTTCGTATTCCTTTAGTTCTTCAGTAATATATCGTTCTGCATTTACAAGAGTTTGCTTACGAATCCATTCTTCAGGAACTTGGTCTTTAAATTTATTTCTAACTTCAATATAATATCCAAAAACGTTATTAAAAGCTATTTTTAAACTTGTAATTCCTGTTCTTTCTGTTTCACGAGCCAACATCATATCTAAATATTCTTTTCCAGAATTAGAAATATTACGAAGTTCATCTAATTCATCAGAAACACCACTTGCAATAGCATTTCCTTTATTGATGTTTACAGGCGCATCTTCTAAAACAGTTTCAATAATTTTAGCAATTAAAATTTCACAATCGTGTAATTTTTTTCCTATTTGTTTAACTGTTTTATTCGTACTTTTTTCTGCGGATGTTTTTATCGGAAGAATAGCTTTTAAGGAGTTTTTCAATAAAATAACTTCTCTAGGCGATACTTTTCCTGTGGCAACTTTTGATATTAATCGCTCTATATCAGAAATTTGTTTTAATTGATAGGTTACTGTTTCGAAAAAAGTTTCGTTATCAATTAAAAAAGCAACCAACTCATGACGTTCTTTTATTTGAGCTAAATCTTTTAAAGGTAAAGCCAACCAACGTTTTAATAATCTTCCGCCCATAGGCGAAATTGTTTTATCAATAACATTTAATAATGATACTGAATTTAACGAGTTTCCACCGTATAATTCTAAATTTTTAACGGTAAACCTATCCATCCAAACATAATTATCTTCCGCAATTCTGCTGATAGATTGAATATGTTCTATTTTATTATGTTGTGTTTCTGATAAATAATACATAGCCACACCACCAGCTACAATACCTTGTTTTAAATCTTCAACACCAAATCCTTTTAAATTATTAACTTTAAAATGATTTGTTAATAATTCATTTCCATATTCTTTTTGAAAAACCCAATCATCTAAATAAAAAGTATGAAAACGATTTGTAAAAAATTCTAGAAATTGCTGTTTATGCTTTTTTTCAACTAAAACTTCACTTGGCGAAAAGTTTTGTAAAAGTTTATCAATATATTCTTGATTTCCTTGAGCTATTAAAAACTCACCTGTAGAAACATCTAAAAAAGAAACTCCTATTATTTTTTTATTAAAATGTACAGCAGCTAAAAAATTATTAGATTTTGATTGTAAAACTTCATCATTTAAAGCCACACCTGGAGTTACCAATTCTGTAACACCACGTTTTACTATTTTTTTTGTCATTTTAGGGTCTTCTAACTGGTCGCAAATAGCAACTCGTAAACCCGATTTTACTAATTTAGGTAAATACGTATTTAATGAATGATGCGGAAAACCAGCTAAAGCAGTTTCACTTTCACTTCCTGCACCTCTTTTAGTTAAAATAATACCTAAAACATTAGATGCTTTTACGGCATCTTCACCAAAGGTTTCGTAAAAATCACCTACTCTAAAAAGTAACATTGCATCAGGATATTTGGCTTTAATTCCGTTGTACTGTTGCATTAATGGAGTTACCTTTTTTGCCTTTGTTTTTGCCAATTTTTTAGTTTTTTTAAATTAGTTTTGCGAAGATAAATATTCGATTTTAAAGTGAACATTTTTTATGAGAAAACTAAAAAATAGTGAGTTAGGTAGAATTACAGTTGACCAATTTAAAGAAACTAAAAAAACACCTATTATTGTAATCTTAGATAACATCAGAAGTTTAAATAATGTTGGTTCGGTTTTTAGAACTTCGGATGCTTTTTTAATTGAAAAAATATATTTGTGCGGAATTACTGCAATTCCTCCTAATAAAGAAATTCATAAAACTGCTTTAGGTGCTACCGAATCTGTTGCTTGGGAACATGTTGAAAATACTATTGAGTTAGTTGAGAAACTAAAAAAAGATAATGTTACTGTTTTATCTATCGAACAGGCTGAAAATAGCACGATGTTAAATGAGTTTATTCCAAAAGCAAATCAAAAATATGCGGTTGTTATGGGAAATGAAGTAAAAGGTGTGCAACAAGAAGTTGTTTCTGCTTCGGATTTTTGTATTGAAATTCCGCAATTAGGAACAAAACATTCTTTAAATATATCAGTTACAACAGGTATTGTAATTTGGGATTTATTTAGTAAGATGTCATAGTTTTTTTGAAAAACAACAGTATTTTTCTTTATTAATATAAATAAATCCCCTTTTATTTTATGAAAAAAAATCTTATTTTTTTTTTATTATTTACTACGTTTTTTGTTTACTCTCAAGAAGAAAAAGATTCTATTTCTTTTTATTTAAAGAGTGCTAAAAAGGTTAAAGGAGTCAATAAATTACCATACCTGAAAAAAGCAGTAATACTTTCAGATAATTTAAAGAAAGATACGCTTTTAAAAAAAGCAAGTATGAAGTATGGTAAACAAAGCTATTTTAGTAAAGATACCTTAGGAATAACATTCTCAAAGAATAAACTACTAAAACACTATGCCGTAAAAAAAGACTCTTTCTCTTTGGCAAAAGCGTATCATTTTGCCGCTTTAAATAATAAAATAAAAAATAATTTAGATAGTACTTTTTACTATTATCATAAATCAAAAAATATATCTATTGCTTTAAAAGACTCTGCTGAAATAGGTAGAAGGCTCTTGTCTATGGCAATTCTTCAGGTAAAAGAGCTAGATTTCTTAGGTTGTGAAATAACAACAGTTGAGGGATTAAAATATATAGAACCTTTAAAGAAATATCGTATTTTAATTTCGTTATATCAAACTTTAGGAAACACTTTAGCGAGTTTAAAAAGACCAAAAGAAGCTCGAATTTATTATTACAAAGCACAAAATATTGTAAAGTACAATAAAGTAAAACGTAAAAGAGAACGAAATTATTTAAATCTTTTGAATAATATAGGGATGACTTATAAAGATGAAGGTAATTATGAAAAAGCAACTTATTTATTTCAAGAAGGTTTAAATACAGATAGTTTAGAAATAAAATATCCTAAAAATTACCAATCTTTTTTAGGAAACTTATCGTCAATTTATTTTTTACAAGGCGATACAAAAAAAGCAATAGAAGGTTATAAAATAGTTTTAGAAAGTAGAAAAAAACTTAAAAATGCCTATGCAGAAAGTTTTTCTCATACTTTTTTAGCAGAAGCATATATAAAAAACAAAAACTATACACTAGCAGAAAAACACGCAAATATTGGATTAAAACTAGCTAGAAAAACAAGAAATAATAAAAAAGTTTTAGAATGTTTAAAACTTTTATCAGACCTTAATAAAGGACAAAAAGCTAAAAAATATTTAGAACAATATATACAACTTAACGATAGTTTATTTGAAAAAGAACGCCGATTAAAAAATCAGTTTGCT encodes:
- a CDS encoding MATE family efflux transporter, which encodes MQQDISFKRINKLAFPALIAGVAEPLLSTTDLAIVGNINHNATESIAAIGIVGAFLSMLIWVFGQARSSISSIISQYIGADKLSEVKNLPAQAIAIILVTSLVILGVTYPFAKEIFQFYNASDAILDYSIEYYKIRVFGFPFTLFVIAIFGTFRGLQNTLYPMIIAIIGTVVNILLDVVFVYGIEGYIPAMNISGAGYASVIAQIVMALVSVYLLLTKTEISLKFELPFNKEIPKFINMMLNLFVRTIALNLALYFATSYAVSYGKEYIAAYTIGFNIWLMGAFMIDGYSSAGNILSGKLLGAKAYQSLLKLGNNLLLYGFVFGVFLAIIGFVFYDFIGRIFTQEQAVLEHFYNTFWIILIMQPICAIAFIYDGMFKGMGKMKYLRNLLLISTAVIFIPILLFFDFLDYKLHAIWIAFYAWIIARALPLILKFRNTFLSHSQNE
- the mutS gene encoding DNA mismatch repair protein MutS codes for the protein MAKTKAKKVTPLMQQYNGIKAKYPDAMLLFRVGDFYETFGEDAVKASNVLGIILTKRGAGSESETALAGFPHHSLNTYLPKLVKSGLRVAICDQLEDPKMTKKIVKRGVTELVTPGVALNDEVLQSKSNNFLAAVHFNKKIIGVSFLDVSTGEFLIAQGNQEYIDKLLQNFSPSEVLVEKKHKQQFLEFFTNRFHTFYLDDWVFQKEYGNELLTNHFKVNNLKGFGVEDLKQGIVAGGVAMYYLSETQHNKIEHIQSISRIAEDNYVWMDRFTVKNLELYGGNSLNSVSLLNVIDKTISPMGGRLLKRWLALPLKDLAQIKERHELVAFLIDNETFFETVTYQLKQISDIERLISKVATGKVSPREVILLKNSLKAILPIKTSAEKSTNKTVKQIGKKLHDCEILIAKIIETVLEDAPVNINKGNAIASGVSDELDELRNISNSGKEYLDMMLARETERTGITSLKIAFNNVFGYYIEVRNKFKDQVPEEWIRKQTLVNAERYITEELKEYETKILGAEEKIQQIETELFAKLVQFIIGFVKPIQENAQNIAKIDVLLSFSKLAMDNNYVRPEMDNTTDIDIKNGRHPVIEKQLPLGEEYIANDVVLNRDNQQIIMITGPNMSGKSAILRQTALIVLLAQMGSYIPAQSARIGMVDKIFTRVGASDNISMGESTFMVEMNETASILNNISERSLVLLDEIGRGTSTYDGISIAWAIAEYLHEHPSKGKTLFATHYHELNEMTSSFKRIKNFNVSVKELKDSIIFLRKLVEGGSNHSFGIHVAKLAGMPAMVINRAQKILKQLEENNAQKEVKEVLKETQKEDMQMSFFQLDDPLLENVRDEILATNIDTLTPIEALMKLNEIKRMLIKK
- a CDS encoding RNA methyltransferase, which encodes MRKLKNSELGRITVDQFKETKKTPIIVILDNIRSLNNVGSVFRTSDAFLIEKIYLCGITAIPPNKEIHKTALGATESVAWEHVENTIELVEKLKKDNVTVLSIEQAENSTMLNEFIPKANQKYAVVMGNEVKGVQQEVVSASDFCIEIPQLGTKHSLNISVTTGIVIWDLFSKMS
- a CDS encoding tetratricopeptide repeat-containing sensor histidine kinase → MKKNLIFFLLFTTFFVYSQEEKDSISFYLKSAKKVKGVNKLPYLKKAVILSDNLKKDTLLKKASMKYGKQSYFSKDTLGITFSKNKLLKHYAVKKDSFSLAKAYHFAALNNKIKNNLDSTFYYYHKSKNISIALKDSAEIGRRLLSMAILQVKELDFLGCEITTVEGLKYIEPLKKYRILISLYQTLGNTLASLKRPKEARIYYYKAQNIVKYNKVKRKRERNYLNLLNNIGMTYKDEGNYEKATYLFQEGLNTDSLEIKYPKNYQSFLGNLSSIYFLQGDTKKAIEGYKIVLESRKKLKNAYAESFSHTFLAEAYIKNKNYTLAEKHANIGLKLARKTRNNKKVLECLKLLSDLNKGQKAKKYLEQYIQLNDSLFEKERRLKNQFAKIRYETDKKEKENTFLKTENKSKQLEIVYHKQQRTIGRLVAATGLLLFISSVLFYFYRKRKLLYQAQLEIITAREDERQQIAKSLHDEVAGDLSLLHQKLKKSNLLEEAKKLNAVKENVRNLSHQLSSISFNKVSFKDQIINLVSDYFEINFRISVTGLKEHNWQELNNAINRLLYLSVRETIQNCKKYAKASKVIITFAIYKNHVFLQIKDNGIGFDANINKKGIGLQNLQERIEELNGTLQIKSEVGTGTLTSIQIPLNAWTNKNTLS